A window of the Cicer arietinum cultivar CDC Frontier isolate Library 1 chromosome 6, Cicar.CDCFrontier_v2.0, whole genome shotgun sequence genome harbors these coding sequences:
- the LOC101504935 gene encoding CRS2-associated factor 1, chloroplastic: MPLNIAITLPIFSPPLDTNPNPSRSSTQLKFSHSNSDRPTTKPKLDPQSHPALKFSNIPKQTSKPVSKASENVKISDDGLSYVIEGAPFEFKYSYTETPKAKPLKLREPGFLPFGPVTMPRPWTGRPPLPPSKKKLKEFDSFVLPPPHKKGVKPVQSPGPYLPGTSPKYVRSREEVLGEPLTKEEIKVLVQSCLKSSRQLNMGRDGFTHNMLDNIHAHWKRRRVCKIKCLGVCTVDMDNVCHQLEEKTGGKVIYRRGGVLYLFRGRNYNYKTRPLFPLMLWKPVPPVYPKLIQRVPEGLTLEEATEMRQKGRTLTPICKIGKNGVYFNLVKNVREAFEECELVRINCQGLNKSDYRKIGAKLRDLVPCTLLSYENEHILMWRGRNWKPSLPDLRDDRKEANKVDPDNKNYKALPSEALDVSAPNLHNNPAELVSNLSHDTSISFCLDDVTVDKVEVPCPTKNSKRSMSVIADAEITNVATDSYGEPEPCRSTSPGSDAMLGSSDSNIYGMVDPRADELLDDSGATDVSPLSRSAVPCMKEISLLLEQAVEQGSALVLDKDSLDADNIYQTTVSFAKSAPLGPVFMKHRKVVVQKRVKQEAPTSEISDKQEARTLKTRETTAVTTKGKRENSPIRRRENFDERFQNVVPQGTLGVDELAKLLT, encoded by the exons ATGCCTCTAAACATCGCAATCACTCTCCCCATCTTTTCCCCACCCCTCGACACCAATCCAAACCCCTCGCGTTCATCCACACAACTCAAATTCTCCCATTCCAATTCGGACCGGCCCACCACAAAGCCCAAACTCGATCCGCAATCTCACCCAGCGCTTAAGTTTTCCAATATACCAAAACAAACATCGAAACCGGTAAGTAAAGCCTCCGAAAATGTGAAGATTAGCGACGACGGACTCTCCTACGTAATCGAGGGTGCTCCGTTTGAATTCAAATACAGTTACACCGAAACCCCCAAAGCTAAACCTCTTAAATTGCGTGAACCGGGTTTTCTTCCGTTTGGACCGGTCACTATGCCGAGACCTTGGACCGGACGTCCCCCACTTCCTCCGAGTAAGAAGAAGTTGAAGGAGTTTGATTCTTTTGTTCTTCCTCCGCCGCATAAGAAAGGGGTTAAACCGGTTCAGTCGCCCGGTCCATATTTGCCTGGGACTAGTCCTAAGTATGTACGGTCCAGAGAAGAAGTATTGGGTGAACCGTTGACCAAAGAGGAGATCAAAGTGTTGGTTCAAAGCTGCTTGAAATCTAGCCGTCAACTCAATATGG GTAGAGATGGTTTCACGCATAACATGTTGGATAATATACATGCTCATTGGAAGCGGAGAAGGGTGTGCAAGATCAAGTGTTTGGGAGTGTGTACTGTTGACATGGATAATGTGTGCCATCAGTTGGAG GAAAAGACAGGAGGGAAAGTTATTTACAGAAGGGGTGGTGTTCTTTACCTTTTCCGAGGgagaaattataattataaaacacGTCCGCTTTTTCCTCTCATGTTGTGGAAACCTGTGCCTCCAGTTTATCCTAAGCTGATTCAACGAGTTCCAGAAGGTCTAACGCTAGAAGAAGCGACTGAAATGCGTCAAAAGGGAAGGACATTGACTCCCATATGCAAGATAG GAAAAAATGGTGTTTATTTTAACCTCGTAAAAAATGTCAGAGAGGCATTTGAAGAGTGTGAACTAGTACGAATAAACTGTCAAGGGCTAAATAAAAGTGACTATCGAAAGATTGGAGCAAAACTAAGG GATCTTGTTCCATGTACATTGCTTTCGTACGAAAATGAGCATATACTTATGTGGAGGGGGCGAAATTGGAAGCCCTCTTTACCAGATCTCAGAGATGATCGGAAGGAAGCCAATAAAGTCGATCCTGACAACAAAAATTACAAAGCACTGCCCTCAGAAGCCCTAGATGTCTCAGCACCAAATCTACATAATAATCCTGCAGAGCTTGTCAGCAATTTATCACATGACACAAGTATTTCCTTTTGTCTAGATGATGTGACAGTGGATAAGGTTGAGGTTCCATGTCCCACAAAAAATAGCAAGCGATCTATGTCTGTGATTGCTGATGCTGAAATCACAAATGTTGCCACAGATTCATATGGTGAGCCAGAACCTTGCAGGAGCACCAGCCCAG GGTCAGATGCAATGCTAGGATCCAGTGACAGTAATATTTATGGCATGGTGGATCCTCGCGCTGATGAGCTGCTAGATGATTCAGGAGCGACTGATGTCAGTCCGTTATCAAGGTCAGCTGTCCCTTGTATGAAAGAAATTTCGTTACTATTGGAGCAAGCTGTTGAGCAAGGCAGTGCACTTGTTTTAGATAAAGATTCGTTGGATGCAGACAATATTTATCAAACCACAGTCTCCTTCGCCAAATCAGCTCCACTGGGACCTGTTTTTATGAAACATAGAAAGGTTGTGGTTCAAAAAAGGGTTAAGCAAGAAGCTCCGACCTCGGAGATAAGTGACAAGCAAGAAGCTCGTACTTTGAAAACAAGAGAAACTACTGCTGTTACCACGAAAGGTAAAAGAGAGAACAGTCCTATTAGAAGAAGAGAAAATTTTGATGAGCGATTTCAGAATGTTGTACCACAAGGAACATTAGGAGTTGATGAACTTGCTAAACTACTAACATGA